The region CCCGTGGCTGTCCGGCTTCGGCAGCCGCGCCCAGAAGCAGACCACCGACCCGGACGACAAGCTCGACCTCGGCGCCACCCACACCCCCGCCCCGTCCGTCTCCGCGCAGCCGGACCCGGGCGCGGACACCACGGACTGCTCCAAGGCCAAGTGCGTCGCCCTGACCTTCGACGACGGGCCCGCCGCCCCCGAGACGGGAACGCTGCTCCGGTACCTCGCCCAGTTCAAGGCGCGGGCGACCTTCTTCGTGGTCGGCCAGAACGTCGCCGCTCACCCGGACATCGTGCGCGCCGAGATGAAGTCAGGTCACGAGGTCGCCAACCACTCCTGGAACCACCCGGTCCTCACCAACCTCACCCCCGCCCAGGTCCGCTCCCAGCTGGAGCGCACCACCGCGGCGATCAAGGCCGCCACGGGCAAGGAGCCGACGCTCTTCCGGCCGCCGTACGGCGCGATCGACGGCAAGGTCCGGGCTACCACCAGCCTGTCCCCCGTCCTGTGGGACATGGACACCCTGGACTGGAAGTCCCACGACCCGGCCGAGGTCGCCAAGACAGTCATATCCCAGGCCGAACGCAACGACGTCGTCCTGATCCACGACATCCACCCCACCTCGGTCGCCGCCGTCCCGGAGATCCTGCGCGCCCTCACCGCCCGCGGCTACCACTTCGTGACGGTCAGCCACTTGCGCGCGACCCTCTGAGCGGCCCGTGAGGCAGCGTCACGTTTCCGGCCGACGTACCTCGCGGACTGCCTTACGGGTCGGACAGTCTGCGAATGACCTACGTGTCCTCCGGGACGGGGACCGAATCGGCCCAGGTCGCCATGGCGTCGAGAACGTCGCTCAACCCCGCACCGAGGGGGGTGAGTTCGTACTCGACGCGCGGTGGGATCTCCGCGTAGGTGGTGCGGGTGACGATGCCGTACGTCTCGAACTGGCGCAGTCGGCTGGTCAGGGTGTGGGGGCTGATGCCGGGCAGGGCCTGGCGCAGTTCGGTGAAGCGGTGGGTGCCTTTGAGGAGTTCGCGCACGATGAGGGTGGCCCAGGGGCCGTTGAGAAGGGTGAGGAAGCGAGCCACACCACACTCGGGAAGGCAGGGATTGGTCACTTTTCGACAGTAGCCCATTAGTGCAGTTGATGTAACCAGTACATCCCATGCACTAATAGCCGCATGACCTACGTGATCCATGGCGCCACCGGCGCCCAGGGTGCCCCTGTCGCCACCACTCTCACTGCCGCGGGCAGGTCCGTGACCGCGCTGACCCGCAACCCCGACGCCGCCGTGGACGGCGCACGCGTCGTGGCCGCGAGCTACTCTTCCGCCTCCGACCTGACCGACGCCTACCGAGGCGCCGACGGGGTGTTCGTCCACCTGCCGGTGGGCGCGGAGGAGGACCGTCTGGCCTTCGCGAACAACATCCTCACGGCTGTCCGTGTAGCCCGGCCGGGCCGCGTGGTGTTCTCCACCAGCGGTTTCGCGATCGACTCAGCCACCGGCGGCGGCGCCGCGACGCTGGCCGCCGGCCTGGCGGGCAGCGGGGTGTCCCATGCGGTGATCGCCCCCGAGCTGTACCTCGAAAACCTGCTCATGCCGTACGTCATCGATTCGGTCCGTGAGCGCGGCGTGCTGCCGTACCCGATCCGGGCCGACTTCCCCGTCTCCTGGGCATCCCACCTGGACATCGCCGACGTCACGGTCGCCCTGTTCGAGCGCCCGGACGTCACCGGCGTGGTCTCCGTCGGGCAGTACCCGGCGGTCACCGGGCCCGACCTGGCCGCGGCCTTCGCCACCCGGCTCGGGCGGGACGTGGTCTTCGAGCCGATCAGCCTGGATGAGTTCCGCACGTCCGTGGCACCCCTGATCGGCGAAGGCCCTGCCGCAGGCACCGCGGAGGCATACCGCGCCATGAGCGCGATGCCGGGTCGCTCGATCACGCCGGAGAACTCCGCCCAGAAGCTGCTGGATGTCACGCCCCGGACCACGACGGAGTGGCTGGCAGACATGGGTCTGTGACAGGGCAGGCGGCGCCCGTCACCGCAGGAGCACCGATCTGACATCAACCCGCACAGTGCTTGGAGGATTTACTTCCAAGACTGTCGGCATTTCCTCATCCTGTGCGGGGTGCCCACCGGTGAATGCACCGGACCGCCACACCACGCGCCGCCCGGGTGGCCCTGTCATGACTGAACTACCTACCGACGTCGCAGCAGTCTGTGGGCCTGAACGGTATGGCTCGCAGCCCACGGACCGCTGATCCATCCCGCCCGACCAGCGAGCAAGTGACTCTCCATCAGCACGGCGCAGATGGCCGCCGCCCGGCGAAGCCAGCCGGTGCAACTGGAGGCGGGCGGTCGGGTCGGTGTCGTGGTCGACGACGACCCACGGTGACACCGGTGCCCAGGACCCACCGAAGTCACTGCACAGCCTCAAGACGCGATCACCGAGTGGCCGTTGACACACCGCGTCAGCGGGCATGGGGCATGGCCTTCGGTGCGGACCGTCGGACAACGGCCTCGCCGCCCGAAAGAGATCAACGGGAATTTCCCGAAGCGGGACGAAGTGCCGTCCCGCTCTTCGACTGTTCCCTCACTGCCCGCCCCTGCAGCGATCACAGTTGCCCCTACTCCTCTCACTCACAGTCCATGGGCGGCGCCCACATCTCACCTCTGCATGGACCATCGGGCATCGCGGTCAGCCGGGTTGCCGTTGGCCCGTTCCGGTCCACGACGCAGATCCGGGGCTGGGCGGAGGCAGAGCCGCAGAGGGGGCACCGACGGGCCGGTGTCTCCCGCCTACCTTGCCACTGTCACTCCTGGGCGCCAGAAGTCAATCGGCCGCCGGTGCCCCCCGCGCCAATCATTGCATAGTGCAAACTGAGACCACCAGCCCCCGATCAACTCCCGCACACTCAGGTGTTCCAGGGCTCACGCTGCCCGCGAGCACGCTTCCGTGGTCAGCCAGGAGCTTGGCGTGGCGGAAGGGGCCTGAGTATGCCGAGGCGCTGCAGTTCCACGATGTGCTCTGCCGTGCGCCGCGGTGCTTCACCGCCGTTCACCAGGACACCCGCCTCGATGTTGCGCCGTGCGGCGGACTCGGTCAGGTTGGCACTGCCGAGCAGGAGAGTGCGACGGTCGGCGACCGCCAGCTTGGCATGCTGGCGTGAGCGGCCCCGTTCGGCCGGGTCCCGCGCCCTGACCCACAGCAGCAGGCCGGGCACGGACGCGAACGCTTCGGCCGGCTCCCTCCCCGAGAGCAGACCGCCAGCACCGGCCAGGGTCTCGACCACGACGTGCGTCCGCACGCCCCTGCCCGCGGCCTCTGTCAAAGCCCTGGTCAGGGCGGGATACGGACGAGCCGCGTAGGTCATCGCCAGCAGTTCGTGCCGCGCCTCGTTGATAACCTCGACGAGCACCTGGGCGGTTGCGCGCACCGGTACTGACGGTGTCGAGGGACCGCTCCACACGGTACGGACTTGGACCCTCTCCCGGGCCTGCCGCGCGGCGGCGACATAGCCGCGCACATAGGCAGCCGCCTCGGAGGCAGGCACCGACTCCGACTCCATGGCGTCGTGCAGCGCCGCGACCGCCTCGCTGACTCCCGGTGTCGCCAGTTCCGTCAGTATCCGCTCCCTGGTGCGTCCCTGGGCGAGCAGCCCGGCGAGGTCCTTGCTGCGAGAGAGGCCGAGGGCCGCGACGGCGGTCTCGGCAGCGCCCTCGAACGCGGGTCGGCTCACGGCAGCAGGCCGACCGGCGTGAGCACCGGATCCTGCTCCCCGTTCAGCGGAACGAGGAAACGACGGTCCAGGAACCGGTTGCCGCGTTCGCACGTGGTTTCCGACACGAAGAGGCAGACATGGCACGCGGCCCCGTGGAGGAAGTCGGCCGGGTCCTGCGGCAGGCGCTCGGCGCACAGCGGGTCCGCAGAGCAGTGGCGGGCGTCGGTGAGGGCCCGGCGCACGATCCGGTCGAACTCCCGCTCTTCGGCCAGGGACACCAGGCCTCCCAGGGTGCCCTCGGAGTCCGGGACGGCGGTGTAGATGAGGATGCCGGTCCTCGGGTTCTGTTCGTCTCCCGCGTAGATCCGTTCCGCGAGCGAGGCGGAGTTGTAGCCACACTCCAGGGCGATGGTGCGGATCAGCAGGTGGGAGAGGGTGTGCAGGGCGATGTACCGCGCTCCTGGCCAGCCGTGGTGGGGGTCGAACTCACTGGTCTTGCGGTCCGACTTCCGGTTGGCGCGGAATCGTGCGTACGCCTGTCTGTGCGCCTCCATCTGCGGTGACTTCTCCATACGGGCGGTCCACTCGGCCACCAGACCGTCCCGCACGCGCAGGAAAACGCCCTCGCCGCGCACCTCACTGGCCGGTACCCAGTTCCGGATCCCACGGGACAGCTCGACGCGGGTGGCGATCTCCGGCGATTCCGGGTCGGGCGCGTCGAGCCGGGTGAACCCGATCAGCGCCCGCGCCTCGCGCAGTCGCTCGACCTGCCTGATGTCGGCGAAGAACTCGCTCAGGCGGTCCGGCACGGGCATCTGCCGGAGTGCGAAATCGTCGCTGGGGGCGGGAACGGGACCGGAGAGCGCGTCCCATTCGGGTCCGAAGAGGTCGGCTTGGACGTCGGGCGCGGAGGGGGCCTGCCCGGTGGTTCCCTGCTTGCGGGCCGTGATCGCCGCGACCACCGCGTCGGCGTCGAACTCCTTGAGGAAGGTGAACTTGGGCATGCTCGCCATGAAGTCGAACTGCCCTCGGTCCCCGACCACTTCGAGGTCGGGCCAGTGGTC is a window of Streptomyces sp. B21-083 DNA encoding:
- a CDS encoding winged helix-turn-helix transcriptional regulator; translated protein: MTNPCLPECGVARFLTLLNGPWATLIVRELLKGTHRFTELRQALPGISPHTLTSRLRQFETYGIVTRTTYAEIPPRVEYELTPLGAGLSDVLDAMATWADSVPVPEDT
- a CDS encoding NmrA family NAD(P)-binding protein; its protein translation is MTYVIHGATGAQGAPVATTLTAAGRSVTALTRNPDAAVDGARVVAASYSSASDLTDAYRGADGVFVHLPVGAEEDRLAFANNILTAVRVARPGRVVFSTSGFAIDSATGGGAATLAAGLAGSGVSHAVIAPELYLENLLMPYVIDSVRERGVLPYPIRADFPVSWASHLDIADVTVALFERPDVTGVVSVGQYPAVTGPDLAAAFATRLGRDVVFEPISLDEFRTSVAPLIGEGPAAGTAEAYRAMSAMPGRSITPENSAQKLLDVTPRTTTEWLADMGL
- the drmC gene encoding DISARM system phospholipase D-like protein DrmC yields the protein MSRPAFEGAAETAVAALGLSRSKDLAGLLAQGRTRERILTELATPGVSEAVAALHDAMESESVPASEAAAYVRGYVAAARQARERVQVRTVWSGPSTPSVPVRATAQVLVEVINEARHELLAMTYAARPYPALTRALTEAAGRGVRTHVVVETLAGAGGLLSGREPAEAFASVPGLLLWVRARDPAERGRSRQHAKLAVADRRTLLLGSANLTESAARRNIEAGVLVNGGEAPRRTAEHIVELQRLGILRPLPPRQAPG
- a CDS encoding DUF1998 domain-containing protein: MSSPGSNRRVGAVRPSHLMFTAGVGALVDLPNFSVLIRGIDSWSHSGVTDYDIDEPRLRAAVNRSLQRYGRGQVEQLRAAPWLEGADTDPTGWAAQGTGVPVTPFPQWLRCTACNVLAAIDSGEFAFVNANPRTPHEAKFVHDCKRGKPLAVAARFTLVCTAGHLDEFPYTAYVHRGQTCGKTPRPKLRMKDHGGNQAANVTIECVACGVKRNIREAMGERGRRNLPRCRGRHPHLGTYETNGCDQEPVLMVAGASNQWFPLTLSALALPKAQGGDIGKLLDDHWPDLEVVGDRGQFDFMASMPKFTFLKEFDADAVVAAITARKQGTTGQAPSAPDVQADLFGPEWDALSGPVPAPSDDFALRQMPVPDRLSEFFADIRQVERLREARALIGFTRLDAPDPESPEIATRVELSRGIRNWVPASEVRGEGVFLRVRDGLVAEWTARMEKSPQMEAHRQAYARFRANRKSDRKTSEFDPHHGWPGARYIALHTLSHLLIRTIALECGYNSASLAERIYAGDEQNPRTGILIYTAVPDSEGTLGGLVSLAEEREFDRIVRRALTDARHCSADPLCAERLPQDPADFLHGAACHVCLFVSETTCERGNRFLDRRFLVPLNGEQDPVLTPVGLLP